A region of Massilia sp. KIM DNA encodes the following proteins:
- the dapE gene encoding succinyl-diaminopimelate desuccinylase, protein MKPSRTLELTEALIALDSVTPHDKGCQQRLIELLAPLGFHCETIESNGVTNLWARKGTASPVFVFAGHTDVVPAGPLHQWHSQPFAPTRRDGKLYGRGASDMKTSIAAMVVACEEFIAAHPDHKGSIAFLITSDEEGPAVDGTVVVCERLEERGETLDYCLVGEPTSSHVLGDMIKNGRRGSLSGHLVIKGVQGHIAYPHLARNPIHQAAPALAELAAEVWDEGNEYYAPTSWQVSNIQAGTGANNVIPGQMTLDFNFRFSTASTAEGLEARVHAILDRHGLDYELQWTLSGLPFLTPKGTLSDAVCGAIRDELGVTTELSTTGGTSDGRFIARICPQVIEFGPPNASIHKIDEHIELRYIDPLKNIYRRTLERLLAA, encoded by the coding sequence CGCACCCTCGAGCTTACCGAAGCGCTGATCGCCCTCGACTCGGTCACGCCCCATGACAAGGGCTGCCAGCAGCGCCTGATCGAACTGCTGGCCCCGCTGGGCTTCCACTGCGAAACCATCGAGTCGAACGGCGTGACCAATTTGTGGGCGCGCAAGGGCACGGCCTCGCCCGTGTTCGTGTTCGCCGGCCACACCGACGTGGTGCCGGCCGGTCCGCTCCACCAGTGGCACTCCCAGCCCTTCGCGCCGACCCGCCGCGACGGCAAGCTCTACGGCCGTGGGGCCTCCGACATGAAGACCTCGATCGCCGCCATGGTGGTCGCCTGCGAGGAATTCATCGCCGCCCACCCGGACCACAAGGGCTCGATCGCCTTCCTGATCACCAGCGACGAGGAAGGCCCGGCCGTGGACGGCACCGTGGTGGTCTGCGAACGCCTGGAGGAACGCGGCGAAACCCTCGACTATTGCCTGGTCGGCGAACCGACTTCCAGCCACGTGCTGGGCGACATGATCAAGAACGGCCGCCGCGGTTCGCTTTCCGGCCACCTGGTCATCAAGGGCGTGCAGGGCCACATCGCCTACCCCCACCTGGCGCGCAACCCGATCCACCAGGCCGCGCCGGCGCTGGCGGAGCTGGCGGCCGAGGTCTGGGACGAAGGCAACGAATACTACGCGCCGACCAGCTGGCAGGTGTCCAACATCCAGGCCGGCACCGGCGCCAACAACGTCATTCCCGGCCAGATGACGCTCGACTTCAACTTCCGCTTCTCGACCGCCAGCACGGCCGAGGGCCTGGAAGCGCGGGTGCACGCCATCCTCGACCGCCACGGCCTGGACTACGAGCTGCAATGGACCCTGTCCGGCCTGCCCTTCCTGACGCCCAAGGGCACGCTCTCGGACGCGGTGTGCGGCGCCATCCGCGACGAGCTGGGCGTCACGACGGAGCTGTCGACCACCGGCGGCACCTCGGACGGCCGCTTCATCGCCCGCATCTGCCCCCAGGTGATAGAATTCGGGCCACCGAACGCCAGCATCCACAAGATCGACGAGCACATCGAACTGCGCTACATCGATCCCCTGAAGAACATCTACCGGCGCACGCTGGAACGCCTGCTGGCCGCCTGA